The following coding sequences lie in one Apium graveolens cultivar Ventura chromosome 3, ASM990537v1, whole genome shotgun sequence genomic window:
- the LOC141711633 gene encoding putative protein phosphatase 2C 39 isoform X2, with amino-acid sequence MSCECRSLEEKACLGSAVADTEKSKTSKHPRHGYHLVKGKSRHDMEDYVFAKFKQVENNELGLFAIFDGHMSREIADYLQSHLFENILNEPDFWTKTEKAIKRAYRVTDKTILDKAVDLGTGGSTAVTAILINCQKLVVANVGDSRAVICKNGVAKQLSVDHEPDKERSCIEDRGGFVSKFPGDVPRVDGQLAVARAFGDKGLKEHLSSEPDVSVENIDDDTECIILASDGIWKVMTNQEAADCIKYIADADAAAKRLAEEAVARNSRDDISCVVVKF; translated from the exons ATGAGTTGTGAGTGTCGATCACTCGAG GAAAAGGCTTGTTTAGGTTCAGCGGTAGCAGACACTGAAAAAAGTAAGACATCGAAACACCCAAGACATGGTTATCACTTGGTAAAAGGCAAATCGCGGCACGACATGGAAGATTATGTTTTTGCAAAGTTCAAGCAAGTTGAGAACAATGAGCTTGGTTTATTTGCTATATTTGATGGCCATATGAGCCGTGAAATTGCTGATTACTTGCAGTCTCATTTGTTTGAGAATATACTGAACGAG CCTGACTTCTGGACTAAGACGGAGAAGGCAATCAAAAGAGCATATCGTGTAACTGACAAGACAATATTGGATAAAGCAGTTGATTTGGGTACAGGCGGTTCAACCGCAGTTACTGCGATATTGATCAATTGTCAAAAGTTGGTAGTTGCTAATGTTGGGGATTCTCGTGCTGTCATCTGCAAGAATGGGGTGGCCAAACAATTGTCAGTTGATCATGAACCTGACAAGGAGCGCAGTTGCATCGAGGACAGAGGTGGCTTTGTATCAAAGTTTCCAG GTGATGTTCCCCGTGTTGATGGACAGTTGGCAGTGGCCCGGGCTTTTGGTGACAAGGGCTTGAAGGAACACCTTAGCTCAGAGCCAGATGTGTCAGTGGAAAACATAGATGATGATACAGAATGTATTATCTTGGCAAGCGATGGAATATGGAAG GTGATGACAAATCAAGAAGCTGCGGATTGTATTAAGTACATCGCGGATGCTGATGCAGCAGCAAAGCGCCTTGCTGAGGAAGCAGTGGCGAGGAACAGCAGAGATGACATTTCTTGTGTGGTGGTGAAGTTTTAA
- the LOC141711633 gene encoding putative protein phosphatase 2C 39 isoform X1 yields MTGKHLLQKMKEKACLGSAVADTEKSKTSKHPRHGYHLVKGKSRHDMEDYVFAKFKQVENNELGLFAIFDGHMSREIADYLQSHLFENILNEPDFWTKTEKAIKRAYRVTDKTILDKAVDLGTGGSTAVTAILINCQKLVVANVGDSRAVICKNGVAKQLSVDHEPDKERSCIEDRGGFVSKFPGDVPRVDGQLAVARAFGDKGLKEHLSSEPDVSVENIDDDTECIILASDGIWKVMTNQEAADCIKYIADADAAAKRLAEEAVARNSRDDISCVVVKF; encoded by the exons ATGACTGGTAAACATCTCCTCCAGAAGATGAAG GAAAAGGCTTGTTTAGGTTCAGCGGTAGCAGACACTGAAAAAAGTAAGACATCGAAACACCCAAGACATGGTTATCACTTGGTAAAAGGCAAATCGCGGCACGACATGGAAGATTATGTTTTTGCAAAGTTCAAGCAAGTTGAGAACAATGAGCTTGGTTTATTTGCTATATTTGATGGCCATATGAGCCGTGAAATTGCTGATTACTTGCAGTCTCATTTGTTTGAGAATATACTGAACGAG CCTGACTTCTGGACTAAGACGGAGAAGGCAATCAAAAGAGCATATCGTGTAACTGACAAGACAATATTGGATAAAGCAGTTGATTTGGGTACAGGCGGTTCAACCGCAGTTACTGCGATATTGATCAATTGTCAAAAGTTGGTAGTTGCTAATGTTGGGGATTCTCGTGCTGTCATCTGCAAGAATGGGGTGGCCAAACAATTGTCAGTTGATCATGAACCTGACAAGGAGCGCAGTTGCATCGAGGACAGAGGTGGCTTTGTATCAAAGTTTCCAG GTGATGTTCCCCGTGTTGATGGACAGTTGGCAGTGGCCCGGGCTTTTGGTGACAAGGGCTTGAAGGAACACCTTAGCTCAGAGCCAGATGTGTCAGTGGAAAACATAGATGATGATACAGAATGTATTATCTTGGCAAGCGATGGAATATGGAAG GTGATGACAAATCAAGAAGCTGCGGATTGTATTAAGTACATCGCGGATGCTGATGCAGCAGCAAAGCGCCTTGCTGAGGAAGCAGTGGCGAGGAACAGCAGAGATGACATTTCTTGTGTGGTGGTGAAGTTTTAA